One genomic segment of Lampris incognitus isolate fLamInc1 chromosome 2, fLamInc1.hap2, whole genome shotgun sequence includes these proteins:
- the apex2 gene encoding DNA-(apurinic or apyrimidinic site) lyase 2, translating to MKIVTWNVNGLRTFKGGFKNALDSLDADVICVQETKVTRDLLGDRAAMVDGYNSYFSFSRGRSGYSGVATYCKDSAAPFAAEEGLTGLLTNHEETVGCYGDHAEFTSEELQLLDNEGRAVITQHRMMCQDQVKLVAIVNVYCPRADPEKPERKRFKMQFYRLLQCRAEAILEAGSHVIVLGDVNTSHRPIDHCDPTDIDDFEENPGRKWLNRFLHSNGEEQLEEESGVTSADPIHSGKFVDTFRYFHPTRTNAFTCWSTLTGARQTNYGTRIDYVFADYQLAKEQFLAADIMPEVEGSDHCPVWGELRCTLLASSKLPSLCTCHLPEFAGKQQKLSRFLVKVDQKSSKAELSDSLPGSQEAEERRENVNPLGVENQSVTKRTLAVESAVPKAKKRKMIKSSSKPQGSLLAFFKPKPTNVVPAVESLSSHYEKVPGLDAVTSQSFQTGHPTGQDVSDKARDTEGTAGLCSTSPALPLVTAREERGQKTQTDAQCLSSGPTVGPAGPKKGASLLFWKSVLHGPPQPPLCKVHKEPCVLRTVKKEGPNLGRQFFVCCRPQGHASNPEARCNFFAWVDKGK from the exons ATGAAAATCGTCACTTGGAACGTAAACGGCTTGAGAACCTTTAAAGGCGGCTTTAAAAATGCCCTCGATTCCCTGGACGCAGACGTTATATGTGTGCAAGAGACAAAAGTGACAA GAGACTTGCTCGGTGACAGAGCGGCCATGGTGGACGGCTACAACTCCTATTTCAGCTTTAGCCGCGGACGCAGCGGCTACTCAG GAGTTGCCACTTACTGCAAAGACAGTGCTGCCCCATTTGCTGCTGAGGAGGGTCTTACAGGCCTGCTGACCAACCACGAGGAGACAGTCGGATGCTATGGTGACCATGCAGAATTCACCAGTGAGGAATTGCAGCTTTTAGACAACGAAGGGCGCGCTGTCATTACTCAGCACAGAATGAT GTGTCAAGACCAAGTAAAATTGGTTGCAATTGTTAATGTATACTGTCCACGGGCCGATCCTGAAAAGCCTGAGCGAAAACGGTTTAAGATGCAGTTCTACAGGTTGCTTCAGTGTCGGGCTGAAGCCATACTGGAGGCTGGGAG CCATGTCATTGTTTTGGGAGATGTGAATACATCTCACCGGCCTATAGACCACTGTGACCCCACTGATATT GATGACTTTGAGGAGAACCCTGGAAGGAAATGGCTGAACAGGTTTTTGCACAGTAACGGTGAGGAGCAACTGGAAGAAGAGAGTGGGGTAACTTCAGCAGATCCCATCCATAGTGGAAAATTTGTGGATACTTTCCGCTACTTCCACCCGACACGTACCAATGCCTTCACGTGCTGGTCCACTCTGACTGGAGCTCGGCAGACCAATTACGGCACACGTATTGACTATGTATTTGCTGACTACCAGCTGGCCAAAGAGCAGTTTTTGGCAGCGGACATCATGCCAGAGGTGGAGGGGTCTGATCACTGTCCTGTCTGGGGGGAACTCAGGTGCACTCTCCTAGCCAGCTCGAAGCTTCCCTCTCTCTGTACTTGTCACTTACCAGAGTTTGCTGGCAAACAGCAGAAACTCTCCCGGTTCCTGGTTAAGGTGGACCAGAAATCAAGTAAAGCTGAGCTCAGTGATTCATTACCTGGATCTCAAGAGGCTGAGGAGAGGCGGGAGAATGTAAATCCCCTCGGAGTGGAAAACCAGTCTGTAACGAAAAGGACGTTGGCTGTGGAGTCTGCTGTCCCGAAAGCAAAGAAACGTAAAATGATTAAAAGCTCCTCAAAGCCGCAGGGCAGCCTCCTTGCCTTTTTCAAACCCAAGCCCACCAATGTCGTTCCAGCTGTGGAGTCCCTTTCCAGTCATTATGAAAAAGTGCCCGGGCTAGATGCGGTGACATCACAGAGCTTTCAAACAGGACACCCTACAGGACAAGATGTCTCAGACAAAGCCAGGGACACCGAGGGTACCGCGGGTCTCTGTAGCACATCACCGGCGCTACCTCTGGTTACTGCCAGAGAGGAGAGGGGTCAGAAGACACAGACAGATGCTCAGTGTTTAAGTTCAGGCCCCACTGTGGGACCTGCAGGTCCAAAGAAGGGGGCTTCGCTACTGTTTTGGAAATCGGTGCTTCACGGGCCACCCCAACCACCCCTTTGTAAAGTTCACAAGGAGCCCTGTGTGCTGCGTACTGTAAAAAAGGAAGGGCCTAACCTGGGCAGacagttttttgtttgttgccgTCCTCAGGGACATGCGTCCAACCCGGAGGCTCGATGTAACTTCTTCGCGTGGGTTGACAAGGGCAAATGA
- the LOC130128676 gene encoding sodium-coupled neutral amino acid transporter 3-like: MELQKMNGHSRDDGFDGLESMAERDEFLPHKGGGRKETHFTDFEGKTSFGMSIFNLSNAIMGSGILGLAFAMSNTGIILFLILLLFIAILSAYSIHLLLRSAGVVGIRAYEQLGNRAFGGPGKLLAACIITVHNIGAMSSYLFIVKSELPLVIQAFLGKYENTGEWFLEGNYLIIIVSAAIILPLAVMKQLGYLGYTSGFSLSCMVFFLISVIYKKFNIPCPLPAKHVNMTEIAKDFTNGTDDFCEPKMFTINSQTAYTIPILAFAFVCHPEVLPIYTELRNATKKRMQTVANISVLAMFTMYLLTALFGYLTFHGAVESELLHTYSQVDPLDTLILCVRLAVLVAVTLTVPVVLFPIRRAIMQILFPDKPFHWVRHICIAICLIAIVNLLVIFVPSIRDIFGLIGATSAPSLIFILPGIFYIRIVPEEQEPLLSRPKIQAACFAALGFIFMVMSLSFIVIDWVTGEARSGSGH, encoded by the exons ATGGAGCTGCAGAAAATGAACGGACACAGCAGAGATGATGG gtTTGACGGCCTGGAATCCATGGCTGAGCGTGATGAATTTCTGCCACATAAAGGTGGTGGCAGGAAAGAGACTCATTTTACAGAC TTTGAAGGGAAAACTTCATTTGGCATGTCCATCTTTAACCTCAGTAATGCCATTATGGGAAGTGGAATTCTGGGACTTGCTTTTGCAATGTCCAACACCGGAATCATTCTTTTTTT AATCCTGTTGCTGTTCATTGCTATTCTGTCAGCCTATTCCATCCACCTCCTGTTGAGAAGTGCTGGAGTCGTCG GTATCCGGGCCTATGAGCAGCTTGGAAACCGCGCTTTTGGAGGCCCGGGCAAATTATTAGCCGCCTGCATCATAACAGTACACAACATAGGAG CAATGTCCAGCTACCTCTTCATTGTTAAATCTGAGCTCCCACTGGTCATTCAAGCGTTCCTTGGAAAATACGAAAACACAGG AGAGTGGTTCTTGGAGGGAAACTACCTGATCATTATTGTTAGTGCTGCCATCATCCTTCCACTAGCAGTCATGAAACAACTTG GGTACCTGGGCTATACGAGTGGCTTCTCCCTTTCCTGCATGGTCTTCTTCCTCATTTCG GTCATCTACAAGAAGTTCAACATTCCCTGTCCTCTTCCCGCGAAGCACGTGAACATGACTGAAATTGCTAAGGATTTCACTAATGGGACAGATGACTTCTGTGAGCCCAAGATGTTCACCATCAACTCACAG ACAGCATACACCATCCCAATCCTGGCCTTCGCTTTTGTTTGTCACCCCGAGGTGCTCCCCATCTACACTGAGCTACGCAA TGCTACCAAGAAACGCATGCAGACTGTTGCCAACATCTCCGTCCTGGCCATGTTCACCATGTACCTGCTCACGGCGCTTTTCGGTTACCTGACCTTTCACG GTGCCGTGGAGTCAGAGCTGTTGCACACCTACAGTCAAGTGGACCCCTTGGATACGCTGATCTTGTGTGTTCGTCTGGCGGTGCTGGTTGCTGTCACTCTGACTGTGCCCGTTGTCCTCTTCCCG ATCCGCAGGGCCATAATGCAGATTCTGTTCCCAGACAAACCCTTCCATTGGGTCAGACACATCTGTATTGCGATTTGCCTCATCGCTATCGTCAACCTGCTTGTTATCTTCGTCCCCTCGATCCGAGACATCTTTGGCCTCATTG GGGCCACTTCTGCACCCAGCCTCATCTTCATCCTCCCTGGTATCTTCTACATCCGGATCGTTCCCGAAGAACAGGAGCCTTTGCTGTCCAGACCCAAGATTCAG